One genomic segment of Francisella persica ATCC VR-331 includes these proteins:
- the rplO gene encoding 50S ribosomal protein L15, with translation MKLNTLAPAAGSKSAPKRLGRGIGSGLGKTSGKGHKGQKARSGGYHKVGFEGGQMPIQRRLPKFGFTSASKRYVAEIRLHELNNVVADEITLDTLKDFGLIRKDIKTVKVIAGGEIKKAASLKGIACTKGAKEAIEKAGGKVE, from the coding sequence ATGAAATTAAATACACTTGCTCCTGCTGCTGGCTCAAAAAGCGCTCCAAAAAGGCTAGGTCGTGGTATCGGAAGTGGTTTAGGTAAAACTTCTGGTAAAGGTCATAAAGGTCAAAAAGCGCGCTCAGGTGGCTATCATAAAGTAGGTTTTGAAGGCGGACAAATGCCTATACAAAGAAGACTACCAAAATTTGGTTTTACTTCTGCATCTAAAAGATATGTTGCTGAGATCAGACTTCATGAATTAAATAATGTCGTTGCTGATGAGATTACATTAGATACTTTAAAAGATTTTGGTCTTATTAGAAAAGATATCAAGACAGTAAAAGTAATAGCTGGTGGAGAGATCAAAAAAGCGGCTAGCCTAAAAGGTATAGCTTGTACAAAAGGCGCTAAAGAAGCTATCGAGAAAGCTGGTGGTAAAGTAGAGTAA
- the rpmD gene encoding 50S ribosomal protein L30: protein MTQKTFKVTLVKSLIGRKENQVASARGLGLRKINHTVEVLDTPENRGMANKIYYMVKIEG, encoded by the coding sequence ATGACTCAAAAAACATTTAAAGTTACTTTAGTAAAAAGCCTAATTGGTCGTAAAGAAAACCAAGTAGCTTCAGCTAGAGGTTTGGGCCTAAGAAAAATCAATCACACAGTAGAAGTGCTAGATACTCCTGAGAATCGTGGTATGGCTAACAAAATATATTATATGGTTAAGATAGAGGGGTAG
- the rpsE gene encoding 30S ribosomal protein S5, which translates to MSNEVKKNEELVEKLVSVKRHSKTVKGGRIMSFAALTVVGDGKGRIGVGRGKSREVPAAIQKAMENAKKNMVSVNLNNDTLWYPVMSNHGASRVFMQPASAGTGIIAGGAMRSVFEAVGVHNVLAKTYGSTNPANVVRATIVGLTKIKSPEEIAEKRGLSVEEIQG; encoded by the coding sequence ATGTCTAATGAAGTGAAAAAAAACGAAGAGCTGGTTGAAAAGTTAGTTAGTGTTAAAAGACACTCAAAAACAGTAAAAGGTGGTAGAATTATGAGCTTTGCTGCTTTAACTGTTGTGGGTGATGGTAAAGGTAGAATTGGTGTTGGTAGAGGTAAGTCAAGAGAAGTACCTGCTGCTATCCAAAAAGCTATGGAAAACGCTAAAAAGAACATGGTATCAGTAAACTTAAACAATGATACATTGTGGTATCCTGTGATGTCTAATCATGGCGCTTCTAGGGTATTCATGCAACCAGCATCTGCTGGTACTGGTATTATTGCTGGTGGTGCTATGCGTTCTGTTTTTGAAGCAGTTGGTGTACACAATGTTTTAGCAAAAACATATGGCTCAACTAATCCAGCTAATGTTGTCAGAGCAACTATTGTAGGTTTGACAAAAATTAAATCACCAGAAGAGATCGCTGAGAAAAGAGGTCTTTCTGTTGAAGAGATTCAGGGGTAA
- the rplR gene encoding 50S ribosomal protein L18 yields the protein MDKKTARLNRSKRTRIKLRELGHTRLCVYRTPRHVYAQVISGDGSTVLAAASTVEKDIKAKCTYTGNVESAAIVGKIIANRSKEKGISQVAFDRSGYKYHGRVKALAEAAREHGLQF from the coding sequence ATGGATAAAAAAACTGCTCGTTTAAATCGTAGTAAGCGTACTAGAATTAAATTAAGAGAGCTTGGTCATACTAGACTTTGTGTTTATAGAACACCAAGACACGTTTATGCACAGGTGATTTCTGGTGATGGTTCTACTGTATTGGCTGCTGCATCTACTGTAGAGAAAGATATTAAAGCAAAATGTACATATACCGGTAATGTAGAATCTGCTGCAATTGTCGGTAAAATCATTGCTAATAGATCTAAAGAAAAAGGTATTTCACAGGTTGCTTTTGATAGATCTGGATATAAGTATCATGGACGTGTTAAAGCTTTAGCAGAAGCTGCTAGAGAGCATGGTCTTCAGTTTTAA
- the rplF gene encoding 50S ribosomal protein L6 produces MSRIGKKPVTIPSGVTINVAAGNKVEVKGAKATLSKTFSTDVTFNIADNVATITPNDNSKNAIAQSGTSRAIFSNMVEGVSKGFEKKLKIIGVGYRAKAQGNEINLTLGFSHPIVYKLPQGITAETPTPTEIILKGADKELLGKVASEIREFRKPEPYKGKGVRYEDEYVAKKEAKKK; encoded by the coding sequence ATGTCAAGAATAGGTAAAAAACCTGTTACTATCCCAAGCGGTGTTACGATCAATGTTGCTGCTGGTAACAAGGTTGAAGTTAAAGGTGCAAAAGCAACTTTAAGCAAGACTTTTTCTACTGATGTGACTTTTAACATTGCTGATAATGTTGCAACTATAACACCAAATGATAACAGTAAAAATGCTATTGCGCAGTCTGGTACTTCAAGAGCAATATTTAGTAACATGGTTGAAGGCGTTAGCAAGGGTTTTGAAAAAAAGCTTAAAATTATTGGTGTTGGTTATCGTGCTAAAGCACAAGGTAACGAGATTAATCTTACTTTAGGCTTCTCACATCCTATAGTATACAAGTTGCCGCAAGGTATAACAGCTGAGACTCCAACTCCTACAGAAATTATTCTAAAAGGTGCTGATAAAGAGCTTTTAGGCAAGGTAGCTTCAGAGATAAGAGAATTTAGAAAGCCTGAGCCTTATAAAGGTAAAGGTGTTCGTTACGAAGATGAATATGTAGCGAAGAAAGAAGCTAAGAAGAAGTAG
- the rpsH gene encoding 30S ribosomal protein S8, giving the protein MSMQDPIADMFTRIRNGLSAEKEFVSVPFSKMKMEIANFLVNEGYIKSCLKVTTAAGHPSIEIELKYHAGAPVIEMIKRVSRPSLRIYKSHADLPKVYGGYGVAIISTSKGLVSDRKARDLGVGGEIIGYVA; this is encoded by the coding sequence ATGAGTATGCAAGATCCTATTGCGGATATGTTTACAAGAATCAGAAATGGACTTTCTGCTGAAAAAGAATTTGTTTCTGTACCATTCTCAAAGATGAAAATGGAAATCGCGAATTTTTTAGTTAACGAAGGTTATATTAAAAGTTGTTTAAAAGTTACAACTGCAGCTGGTCATCCTTCTATTGAAATAGAACTTAAGTATCATGCAGGTGCTCCTGTTATTGAAATGATCAAAAGAGTTTCTAGACCAAGTTTGAGAATCTATAAGTCACACGCAGACTTACCTAAGGTATATGGTGGTTATGGTGTTGCTATTATTTCCACATCAAAAGGTTTAGTAAGCGATAGGAAGGCTAGAGATCTTGGTGTGGGTGGCGAAATAATTGGCTACGTGGCTTAA
- the rpsN gene encoding 30S ribosomal protein S14: MAKKSMIQRELKREKLVAKYAQKRAELKAIILDINSTEEQKWEAQIKLQKLPVNSSASRVQRRCKVTGRPHAVYRKFGLCRNKLREYAMAGDAPGLKKASW; the protein is encoded by the coding sequence ATGGCAAAAAAATCAATGATTCAGAGAGAATTAAAGAGAGAAAAATTAGTAGCTAAATATGCTCAAAAAAGAGCTGAGCTTAAAGCTATTATTCTTGATATAAATTCTACTGAAGAACAAAAATGGGAAGCTCAAATTAAACTGCAAAAGTTACCGGTAAACTCATCAGCTTCTAGAGTTCAAAGAAGATGTAAGGTTACAGGTAGACCACATGCTGTATACAGAAAATTTGGCTTATGTCGTAATAAGCTTAGAGAGTATGCAATGGCAGGTGATGCTCCTGGTTTGAAGAAAGCTAGTTGGTAA